A single genomic interval of Acidovorax sp. 1608163 harbors:
- a CDS encoding Lrp/AsnC family transcriptional regulator: MDKIDRKILAVLQADARASLQEIGQAVGLSPSPCWGRIKKMEEAGVIQGYTVRINPQALDLADTVLVQVTLDSHSDNTLEKFGETLASIPEVIEAHLVSGDYDYLLRVVVKDTRDYERLLREKLYKIKGIRHSRSSFVLRTLKKADLPL; the protein is encoded by the coding sequence ATGGACAAGATAGATCGGAAAATTCTCGCGGTGCTGCAGGCCGATGCCCGCGCCAGCTTGCAAGAGATTGGGCAGGCCGTGGGGCTGAGCCCTTCGCCCTGCTGGGGGCGCATCAAGAAGATGGAAGAGGCGGGTGTGATCCAGGGCTACACGGTGCGCATCAACCCGCAGGCGCTAGACCTGGCCGACACGGTGCTGGTGCAGGTCACGCTCGACAGCCATTCCGACAACACGCTAGAGAAGTTTGGCGAGACGCTGGCCAGCATTCCTGAGGTGATCGAAGCGCACTTGGTGTCGGGCGACTACGACTACCTGCTGCGCGTGGTGGTCAAAGACACGCGGGACTATGAGCGCCTGCTGCGCGAGAAGCTCTACAAGATCAAAGGCATACGCCACAGCCGCTCGAGCTTTGTGCTGCGCACGCTGAAAAAGGCTGATTTGCCGCTGTAG
- a CDS encoding TRAP transporter substrate-binding protein, with amino-acid sequence MQLTKLVVGLSLALGFVATAAAQTTMRISISTAQNSHQGVAIDTFAKEVEKRTAGRYKVQTFYNGALGGERESIEAVQLGTQELAFSSSGPVPNFVPETKILDVPFLFRDKAHARAVLDGPIGQDLLAKFDAKGFKALAWAENGFRHMTNSKRDVKEPGDLKGLKMRTMENPVHIAAYKGFGIITTPMAFPEVFTALQQGTVDGQENPLSVIISAKFDQVQKHLSLTGHVYSPAIFVMNKASFDKLSAADKQAFLDAAKEGAKANRARVDEDDAKGVADLRAKGMTVIDSVDKAKFVAALAPVNAEFEKQFGKAALDKIRDVK; translated from the coding sequence ATGCAATTGACCAAACTCGTCGTTGGCCTGAGCCTTGCGCTCGGCTTTGTGGCCACTGCGGCAGCGCAGACCACCATGCGCATCAGCATCTCTACGGCCCAGAACTCGCACCAAGGCGTAGCCATCGACACGTTTGCCAAAGAAGTGGAAAAGCGCACAGCCGGCCGCTACAAGGTGCAGACCTTCTACAACGGCGCCTTGGGCGGCGAGCGCGAATCCATTGAAGCCGTGCAGCTGGGCACGCAAGAGCTGGCCTTCAGCTCCAGCGGCCCCGTGCCCAACTTTGTGCCAGAGACCAAGATCCTCGATGTGCCCTTCCTGTTCCGCGACAAGGCCCATGCCCGCGCGGTGCTCGATGGCCCCATCGGCCAAGACCTGCTGGCCAAGTTCGACGCCAAGGGGTTCAAGGCATTGGCCTGGGCCGAAAACGGCTTTCGCCACATGACCAACAGCAAGCGTGATGTGAAAGAGCCCGGCGACCTCAAGGGCCTGAAGATGCGCACGATGGAAAACCCAGTGCACATTGCCGCGTACAAGGGCTTTGGCATCATCACCACGCCCATGGCCTTCCCTGAAGTGTTTACGGCACTGCAGCAGGGCACGGTAGACGGCCAGGAAAACCCGCTGTCGGTCATCATCTCGGCCAAGTTCGACCAAGTGCAAAAGCACCTGTCCCTGACCGGCCACGTTTACTCGCCCGCCATCTTCGTGATGAACAAGGCGTCGTTCGACAAACTGTCGGCGGCTGACAAACAAGCCTTCCTTGACGCAGCCAAAGAAGGTGCCAAGGCCAACCGCGCCCGCGTGGATGAAGACGATGCCAAGGGCGTGGCCGACCTGCGCGCCAAGGGCATGACGGTGATCGACAGCGTTGACAAAGCCAAGTTTGTCGCAGCCCTGGCACCAGTGAACGCCGAGTTTGAAAAGCAGTTTGGCAAAGCCGCGCTCGACAAGATTCGCGACGTCAAGTGA